A genomic segment from Garra rufa unplaced genomic scaffold, GarRuf1.0 hap1_unplaced_001, whole genome shotgun sequence encodes:
- the LOC141302368 gene encoding neuronal acetylcholine receptor subunit beta-2-like, translated as MVSSQVCHGYLFPLCPQEWQDYRLTWSPDEFDGMKKVRLPSKHIWLPDVVLYNNADGMYEVSFYSNAVVSYDGSVFWLPPAIYKSACKIEVKHFPFDQQNCTLSFRSWTYDRTEVDLVLRADVASMDDFTPSGEWDIIALPGRRNENPSDPTYVDITYDFIIRRKPLFYTINLIIPCVLITSLAILVFYLPSDCGEKMTLCISVLLALTVFLLLISKIVPPTSLDVPLVGKYLMFTMVLVTFSIVTSVCVLNVHHRSPTTHTMPPWVKLVFLNKLPALLFMRQPRNSSERQRLRQRRRANEQQEGGRAGLAAGLMAGLGLGGSSSGSKENNEACTCYVNRASVKQFGAELSGGSGGGGSTDGLNGIREGGREAREGGSNPLQSSALPRGKQQPPTVLTQALLAQACPGFEEAVDGVRFIANHMKSEDDDRSVSHSVS; from the exons ATGGTCTCATCACAAG TCTGTCATGGTTATTTATTTCCACTCTGTCCTCAGGAGTGGCAGGACTACCGGCTAACATGGAGCCCAGATGAGTTTGATGGCATGAAGAAGGTCCGTCTTCCCTCCAAACATATTTGGTTACCTGATGTTGTTCTTTACAACAA TGCTGACGGCATGTATGAGGTCTCTTTCTACTCCAATGCTGTCGTCTCCTATGATGGAAGTGTCTTCTGGTTGCCACCAGCGATCTATAAGAGTGCCTGTAAAATTGAGGTGAAGCACTTCCCCTTCGACCAGCAGAACTGCACCCTGAGCTTCCGCTCTTGGACTTACGACCGCACAGAAGTGGACCTGGTTCTGCGTGCAGACGTGGCTAGCATGGACGATTTCACACCCAGCGGTGAGTGGGACATCATCGCTCTGCCTGGGCGTCGAAACGAGAACCCCTCAGACCCAACCTACGTAGACATCACCTATGACTTCATCATCCGGCGCAAACCTCTCTTCTACACCATCAACCTCATCATTCCTTGCGTCCTCATCACCTCGCTGGCCATCCTGGTCTTCTACCTTCCGTCAGACTGCGGAGAGAAGATGACGCTCTGTATCTCAGTGCTACTGGCCCTCACTGTGTTCCTGCTGCTGATCTCCAAAATCGTGCCACCCACGTCTCTCGACGTCCCTCTGGTTGGGAAGTATCTGATGTTCACCATGGTGTTGGTCACGTTCTCTATTGTGACAAGCGTGTGCGTTCTGAACGTGCATCACCGGTCACCCACCACACACACCATGCCTCCATGGGTGAAGTTGGTGTTCCTCAACAAGTTACCTGCCTTGCTCTTCATGCGGCAGCCACGCAACAGCAGCGAGCGGCAGCGTTTGCGCCAACGCAGGCGTGCCAACGAACAGCAGGAAGGTGGGCGAGCGGGTCTAGCTGCTGGGCTCATGGCGGGACTGGGCCTGGGTGGCTCTTCATCAGGGAGCAAAGAGAACAATGAGGCGTGTACATGCTATGTGAACCGGGCCTCAGTTAAACAGTTTGGGGCAGAGTTAAGTGGAGGGAGTGGTGGAGGGGGGTCGACAGATGGACTAAACGGGATAAGGGAAGGGGGGAGAGAGGCCAGGGAAGGAGGTTCAAATCCATTGCAGAGCTCTGCTCTACCTCGGGGGAAGCAGCAGCCCCCTACGGTCCTCACCCAGGCTTTGCTGGCCCAGGCCTGTCCAGGGTTCGAGGAGGCCGTAGACGGAGTCCGCTTCATCGCAAACCACATGAAGAGCGAGGACGACGACCGTAGTGTGAGTCATTCTGTTTCATAA